gtgactggtcacagaccggataaacgagtgcactgcactgtgttacatgcggcgtgacacgctcagccaaaccgcaataaatgtggttaggtgagccccactgtgctcacctaacccatacacgcggagcaaaaaacccacgaggggtcggggcgcctcggccctcggggccgaggctggtgcggcccgaccccctcggggggactaagaggagggcgaacacatcaccctcgggcccgacgtccctcgagggtgccaggccacgtgggcgattgtgtctgcctcaaacctctagtcatgatactcctgatcccatgtcaccgacagccacccttttgctttacttttatttcgacgagttcgtgctctcgggttgagctgcatcggtttcgatcttcaacaagaggtaaaacttgtcatGACGACTTATGTTCTCAGGATtaatgcttccatctttatgacactctaatcttgtctatataattcgtcgagttatcatatatctcacatagtcttcgataatatctttatctaacctataatcggctaacatctgctaatggaaggcagccgattaggttagataatGACGTTAACTTAGATTATGTgatatatctaccactctatgaaactttcagcggcttgattgtctagatattgttcttcttttcatacttaatgctgcatcagttgagtttgatctattaagtcgtgcttagaattgcaatctctagcctgctttctggttgccgattagggtagtatcggagtttcagccgatcttatctgatttaactacttttattcTATATTCTTGATTGACACGTTAAATCcaccctttatgttaagattttattgcatctaagtatattaagcttatgtttagtatattctacttgctttaatatcttagtatagagtggtatcggagtattagccgatacatgctagatctacctGATCAGCTATGTTATGAATGTATATAACcctactattaatatatatttcgatctaagtgatttatactgtctcggcaaggcaaccgatctatcccaatcacttgatttaagtatataccgatataaggattatatatcattaatgTGTACAgttgatcgagtagatttagttctgaaTTGCTTGTTGATATTTGCCGATCGATGTACGCATGACATCGGCTTGAaataaatgatacgtcatcggcatctagccgatcggctatcatttataggattAATTGCGGTTTCTTTGTTCTATCTCTTGTTGATTGcaagatcaaatcaactggcacgctcatacatccgaaggcgagctttggacctgcactggagttaagcagatctcccaggcctcgtgttttctgtcaacataattatataagaaatcttaccaaaattttggcaagttaacaaaattttggcaactatgctaaaattttggcaatgccaaattttggtaaggttttttttagcatcaaagtgaacaggccctggATAAGGGAATACGTACTTTTATCTTTGCTGATTCATCCACAGCAGTGTCCGTCTTCTTGTACTGTTTACGTATTTGTTTGAATCCGTCTTCGTGACACACAACCTTCCCCTTCACCGTTCGCGAGATGATGGCCTCGCGGTCGcggctccgcctcgccgccgccggcgagaaccCTATCCCACACTCCAAGtccggcggggagggaggaaCGGAGAggaagccggaggaggcgctGCGGCGGGAGGTGACGGAcctgggcggcggcagcgaggtgGTGCACGTGCCGCGGTTCGTGCCCCGGGAGGCGGCGTGGGGGTGGTTCGACTACCTCGACAAGCGCATCCCATGGACGCGCCCCACCATCCGCGTATTCGGCCGCTCCGCCGTCCAGGTACAGAgaggtcaccgccgccgcccgcgcctctcatTGAACCCTTCATTTTAATCTTTGTGGGGCTTCCCTAATCGGTCGCAATTTTTGCTCTGTTGTTCATTTGATAAATTTCTACTAGTGCTAAGATTTCGCTATAGGTTGGTGCATTATCGTTGATTCTTGGAGGAAAAACCATAGTACTATCTTGCTTGGTGAGATTCTGAATATGGTGCTGAGGTTGTGGTACTTCGGTGAGTCTGAAGAATGGTTACTGCAGGCAGTGTTGCTTACGATTTAGCTGTGGCCCTTCGGCCTGGGGCTTACAAATTTACACTAGGCATTTGCGTTTCCCCGGTAAAAGCTGGTTGAATTCATAGGAAATTGGCATAATGATAGTGACTGCAGCTGATCCGGATCCTAAGAAATCATAGTCGGCAGAAATAGCATCGTGCATGTAATTGCAGTATTGGTGAGTTGTTCTCTTTAACGTCTGAGCTGAATTTTAATTTGTGGGCAGAAATAAACTATATAAGTACATATACATTAGTGGGATATAAACAAACTGATAGGTACACCAGTGGCTCTgataaatattactccctccatcccaaaatataacaacttttgggTGGATgagacatattctagtactatgaatctggatagggGTTATGTCCAGATCCATGGTACTATGATACGTTCCATCCACCCTAAAATCGTTATATTttatgacggagggagtaactgctAAGTTTCTGATGTCTTATGTCCCAAACGATGGTAGCTCCTAAGCTCTGTAATACCATTGTCTTTCCAGAAAACCACGGTTACCATTGTCTTCCAATTGGAGACACATTGATAGTGTAACTGTTGTGAAAGATTCTAGCTCAAGTATCCCATTCTCTTACTGTTCTGCAGCCGAGAGATACATGCTATGTCGCGGACGAAGGGCTAACAGATTTGAGATATAGTGGCCATCAGCCTCATGCACATTCTTGGGATGAATTCCCTGTGCTCAAGGATATCCTGAAGGCGGTGAGAGCTTTGCCATGATTATTCTTTGCAATGCTATATATGATTTGCAGTTAATTTCAAGCATTAGTATTCTAAAATAGTATCAACTAGTTTGTATTTGATGATGGGCATCTCAAAGCTCTCATTCTATCTAGTGATTTGCTGATTAATGTATGTTCAATAGGTTCATGAAGCCCTCCCTGGGAGCCATTTTAACAGCTTGCTCCTAAACAGATACAAGACCGGTTCAGATTACGTCTCATGGCATGCTGATGACGAGCCGCTGTATGGACCTACCCCAGAGATAGCATCTGTCACCCTCGGATGCGAACGAGAGTTCTTACTTAGAAAGAAGCCGACGAAATCGCAAGGTAAGCGGTGCACACACTAGGAAAATTTTTGGACTGGCAGCCTCACTATCATTTGTAGATTTTGGAGTTTAGATCACATCAACTCCGAAATCGATCCCTATTATTTCCGTCGAAGAAAAGATTGATCCCTTTTAATCTACCATCCAGCTTCACTTGGATCTGGGGAAGTTGCGCCGAAGCGGCTCAAGGTCAGTGCTCCTCAGCAGCATTCTTTCCTCCTGAAGCATGGGTCGCTGCTTGTGATGAGAGGCTATACCCAACGGGACTGGCAGCACTCGGTCCCGAAACGAGCTAAAGCAAGCTCACCGAGGATCAATCTGACTTTCCGGCGAGTGCTGTAGCATCTTTGTGTACAGCGTCGGAGGCAGCTTCCGGGCAGGTCGGGCGGCTGCCTGGGCTCCATTGCTGGCGCGTACACTAGAGACTATCtataacatgtatataaaaattaatAGATCACAGGAAAACACTATTAGTCACACAGGAGCGATGGTGTTTGCCACTGTTTGCATGGTAGCGATCTTATCTTTGCCTCCCTCGATCTTTTGCGATTGTGCAAACTTATCACGGACATTGTTTTGGGGAGACTTGATGTTTGTGTTCTGCTACTCTGTTAGTGCATCATACATTCTGGCATCATGTTGTACTTGTATCAGCTAGTCCGTACTGTGTGCACCCTAGTATGCGCAGACCTTAGGATTTGGTCAAAATAACAGATTTAGAGAGATTTTTCGTTAGTACTAGTTACTGCCCTGTTTGCGTCTAGTTTTGTGTGAACCCTGTAACAAATTTGACAGTAATACACGGCTAATGCTGTGTTTCtggaaaattttaaaatgtacTGGTTCAAGTTTCAATGATTCATACATCTGAACTCAGTTGAACTTTGTACAGATGGTTACACTGGAGTCAAAACTCTTAGGACAGAATATCATTATTATGCTCAAACTTAACATCATAACACCAAACCTAGGCTGCGTTCGGTAGTAGTAGTACCCaatccatctctctctttttcacgcgtacgcttttcaaactgctaaacagtatgttttttataaaaaatttctatacaaaagttactttaaaaaatcatattaatccatttttaaaaaaaaatagcaaatactcaattaatcatgtaataATAGACTTCATTTTGCGTGCCGGGGAGGACTCCTCCCGAACAGAGCCCTAATATAGGATCTACCGATTTActcatctgtcccaaaatataagaaattttgtaCGGATGGAACACTCTAGATTCGTTACACTAGGAAATATCCCCTCCGTCCAAAactccttatattttaggacggatgaagTAAGTGCTAACCAGTTCAGAAAACAGAAATAATGTTCAACACAAGCATATGCTGTGATACAGCATCTGAAGTATCAACTCACATGTCACATTCTACATGCAAAATCTGCTGCTTCAGAATAAGGCACCCCAAAATTGGGATGCCCATTCTAGTTGTACAGTACAATCCAAGAACCATTGTTTATTGTTTACAACATTTCTACATGAGTTTTAACACATAATCACTATTCCTGCAAAATAATGCTAAACGGATATGTTACATGACCTGTGGCCCTCTCAAGGATACGTATACAATGAAATTCCAGGGCACAATGCCATAGCTAATTAAGTTGGAAACAAGTTCTAGCATCTAGTAACATTAGAAGCAAATCCTATTCCACTGCTCTTCTATACTAAACCTGTTGCTATTGCAAAGAACATTTTCTACATCACAACTGTCAATTCCAAGGTCAATTAAATGAGATATCCACATCCCCATCCGCTGCCCGTGAAATCTGCATCCTACGAAGAATAATCAACCGAGAAAGCAAAGCCTATGTTGCTTTAGCTGTGCGTTTTTTCCAGACACTCTGCACATTTAACACAAACAGTAAAAGAACTGTAACAGTAAGAATGAGGAAGACTGGTACAATAGGTTCAGAGCACAGGCGATTTTCTTACAAGAGTCTCGTTGTCAGATTCCTCCTTGCTGTTTAAATTATGGTCATCAGGTTCCTCCTCTTTTGGCTCATCACCTTTGCCAGACACTTTCTCAGCTTTTGCTTTCTTGGCTACTACTACTTCTTTCTCATTGCGTCCATCTGAGATAACAGAACAATTGTGCTCTCAACTTCCTTGCAAGAAACAGCATGCAGATTATGGGTAAACAGTGAACCATAAAATCAACCCCAAATTATCATACCAGATTTTTTATCATTATCAGAATCTGAGTGTGCGAGAGAACTTGATGAATCCGAATCAATATTCGCATCACCGGCAGCATCAACAGAACTTTTACCCCCTATCTTTCTGCGTTTGTTTTTCGGCAGTCCTTTTGGTTTGCCTTTCCTCTTTGGGGGTGAGGGCCTGCAAGATAGGGGTAAGACCAATTGCACCAAGGTTTTCAAGTCTAATCATTTTATATGGGCTTACCTCTTTTTTGACTTCTCTTGTTCAGGCGGCGGAGTTTGCTTGCTGCTGGTAATGCTTTTATCCTGAGCTCTGCAAGTTCAGATTACATATCAAACAAACTGATGTCTATGACACACGTATCAGTATGAAATAATTAGAGGTCTTAAATATGGAGGAGCTAGTTCAGGTGGCATAAGACATCGTTTGTTCCTCTTGGTTACATGAGGATTCTAGAATCATCTTATTCTATGATAAAATGCAAGATGTAGTCAGGAGATAGCACTTTTTGTTTAGTTGTTGAACTAATTACTGTTCAGGATGCCTAATTCCCCAGTGCTGTACAGGACATTTTCCCAGATGCTCCAGTGAAGTTTATTATGCAGTGCACTATATGCAAGAGGAAAATCCAGCTTACCGTCCTTGGTTTCTCCCTGAATGATCCTTTTTTCGGGCCTGCAATAATTTGTAAACaacaataaacaaaaaaaaaactatgaccTAATTTAAAGAGAGTTTTTATGACACAATTTACCATGCTATACCTTTACAGGCGGGTCATCACTTGCAACAATTTCCCACTTTTCTTTAGCTAGGTTAAGCACTTCAACATCTCCATCATCATATAGCACCTATGTAGAGAAGCAGTCTTTTAAATATATCTGGTATATGGTGCATTACAACTTAGAATTATATTCCAGTTTGAACTAGAATTATAAATCATACAACTGTTGCATGTTGTTTATGTGCTCATAGTGGTTGACACTACTGTAGCCTGAAGGATAACCTGGTGGCATCGGCTGCTAGTGATGAGAGGACTAtaagttgggggtgaagaactTGAGGGAGAGATTTATAGATTGAAATTCATTGCTCAATTCCACTAGACCAGACAAATTCCTGAATGTCTCTTATATATAGGCCAGCACCTAACCATCCAATCTAATAGATAGCCAACTACTCTAAATAaatcatatctctaaggaaacctcctcctcctctacacGTGTCTCCCCGGCCATGACCTTATTTGGTCCGACTGTGGACCGTGGCCCTTGGCCTAATGCCCATGACAATAGTGGCTGAGCACCAAGCATTCTACTATCTTCATATAGAATTGACAAAATGAAAAGGTGCAAAGCAATTCATTGCTTTCCATACTTATATTTGTGACAATAAAATGGATCAAATAGATACAACATGTCGATAATTTAATGCACCATTTGAGGGAACATACCGTGTGTCTTCTTTTTGATGAATCAAAAGATTCCACAACACCTTCATAAAATCTGGTAAAGAAAAAAGCAATTAAAATCTAGGCCATCTTCAGAAATTAGATAGCACATGAAGAATAACACAGATAGAGAACTCACTTCTTATCCAACGGCCACCAAACTTTTATTCTCTTTCCAATCAGGTCCTCACTGCCTGTGTCATGTGTTGTGCACTGCAGGCATTAATTGGTTCTTAGTAATGATGTTTGAATGAAATTTTCACTGGAGTTGAACAAAGTGAATACCATTGGCACACATACTTTATTCTAGTGATTTTAATTGAAATATTGCATGAAATTTCTCGACATGTCAGAATTTCTTAcagaacaaaagaaaacaatagagacAACCTTTGCTAGACCAGAAACCAATTTTGGCTTCTGCCTTTTGATCGACCCATTTAAACTTCCCGAATCAACAGTTCGCTTACTACTGCCTGCCTCATCAGACTTCTGCAAGAGTTCAACAAAAATCAATGAATCAGAACCTGATTTTCACCTGTAGATCCAATAGATACAGCCATACAGATGGAAAGAAATTACCTTTGGACTACTACTCAAGATTTCAGCGTGGGGCTTCTTAGCACCCTTTTTCCCTTTGGATACAGGGGTTTTAACACTAGCAGGCGATGTTACCAACTCAGTATCAACCGAGTCATCTCTTTTTTTGGCCCCCTCAACCTTATTTTCAAATGAGTTGATAGTTTCATCTGGGTCAACAGACTGCAGTAGAAGCTCATCACTGTATTTGTTGCCTTTCGTTGAATGTGGTCTACTCTTAGAAACTGATCTCTTGCGTTTTGGTGTTGAAAAATCTACAGGCTTGTCATTACTCTCTTTTGCATCCATCCGCTTTTTCTTTGGTTTGCTCTTTTCTGATTCCCCCAAATTTTCTTGATTGTCCAAGTTTATTTCTCTAACCAGTCCCAAGACATCATCATCTTTTTCCATGTTTATTGAACCAGATTTTGTCTTCTGCTTTCTCCCAGCCTTTTTTGCtccttgagattttaaaattttcacaaTTTTTCCTAGAGGAACTTCATTACCAAATTCATCAGTCTCATCTATAAGCATCTTATCCTTGGGAGATTCAACCTGGACGGAGAGAAAGATCTAACGTCAAAAGCCAGCAGACAATTGATGCTGAGACACAGTATGGACAGAAAAATAAGCATTATGTACCTCAGCAGACTTTGCTGTCATAAGAGCCTCAAAATGGGCCAACACATTCTCGCAACCCGGCCATATCTGCTCATCACTCTCctacaaaatatcatataatgTCAAAATAAGAAGCCTAGAAGAGAAAAGGCAAGAAAGTGACACAAACTGTAAAGCAAGTCTTAAATGAATGGGTTGTTTCATGCTTTGTCACAGGCTTAACAAGCATATATGACATACCACAGAATTTTCATTCTGATCCTTCTGAACTGGCGCATAAAGTTGACTGGGCAGTGAAACTGTTTGAGCTTCTGATATATTTATCTGCTCTTGACATAATTTCTTTCCAATAAGGATACCAAGATCACAAATAGCATGCAGTGTCTGCAAACAACATACTTCAAATCTAAGTCATACCAAATAGCAAGCAAGATGTATTACAGTGGATCAGCACAAATTTAAAACAAATGAACTCATTAATTAAAACATTTTCACACCTTGGTCTTGTTAACATCAACCACATCTTGGGAATATTTGATACTTTTAAATATAGATACTATTGTTGTGAAGCTCTCCTTTTTCATGCCTGGTACACTGTGCTGCAAACCCTCTTCCCCCAGGAGGATCAAAAGAAGCAGATGCAATCGCCTGGAAAGAGCTTTTTGATAAGCATATATATGCAAGTACAGCAACAATTTCAGCTACAAGAATTTACGAGGGTATTGCATTCGATTTATTATTCTCAAAATTCAACAATCACAGAACAAACTAGAGTCTGCCAAGAGACCATAATTTAACAGCCATAAGTGTGATTTTGAATTGAGCTAATTGACATTTTTTACTGGAATAAAGTTGGGCTCTAATTGACTTTTCTCATAACAAATCCATCCCAAATGTTATTTGCACCTTTAGGGTTAGCAATCTGATGTTTCACACGCAAACTTAGAATTGAAAGTGGAATTAGTTACAGCAGCATACACTTGTATGTACAGTGTATTTGAGCAGTGATCAAGTGGTACTATGAAGAAAAACGCAACGCCATTACAATGATATCGTTGAAGAAATAAAATCATCTGATCTCTTTCAGAAGATAGCAGATAATTGACCAACGATTTAAAAGTCTCATATTTCCATGAGTTGAGGGCATCAATTAAACAACATTACTAGAGTTGCTTCTACCCCCAAGTGATTATAACCCTGAGTGATTATAAAGCATGATTTAATGATGGACGGAAATTAGTTCTCTATAAGTTACATGGGTAAAAAATTCAATAGACAGATTAAAACAGAGGCACTATGTGAATGAACTGGTCATTATGTTTGGAGCTTAAAGTATTCTTTTCCTCCAAGCATGACCGTGGCTATTCTTTTTAATAGATCAGCAAGGAGAAGGGTCCCAAAGTCAATATGTTGGGAAGAGTCTCATAAGTTGTTGAGTAGCAGGGTAGTGTTGGTGCCAAGGCTTGTGTATTGATGTGGTTTTGCTTGGGTGAGTGTTATGTTGCCCCTTTTCTTCGTTTGTTCTCTTGGATGGGTATAGTGTGACTAATTCTATTTTCCTCTCAAGGATGAATAAACAGAGCCCCAGCCATCTGTtcccaaagaaagaaaagaacaagCAAACTAATGGTAAATTGGTAATAagcattagaaaaaaaaactttgagcCATTATTAGATACCAGTAAATTGGACCAAATGCTTCAACATCCTCATGCTCTTCAATGTTAGGACATGATGGATCATGAGAGAGGGCATGAACCAAATAGGAAATCATATATTCTGGATAAGCAGTGAGCACATTTGTTTCCGCTTGGACAGAAAGTTGGCGCATCTTAACTTGCTGGCATATCTGCGCAACCTCAATTATGTTGTGCTTAAACTGAGAagggaaagaaaacaaaagaattaAAGAAACATATTAGAATGAGTACAGTGGTGGAAATCAATTAATTTTTCGAGTTTAGAGTATGAACCTCTTCATACTGTGGGGCATGATAATCATCCATAGCTAACAAGAAAGCACAAGCATATTTTGCATCCAAGGCCCTTTCCTTAATATATTGATGTACTTTACTAAGAAATAATTTCCTCACCTGAGGAACATCATCCTGGTAATAAAAGAAACCATAAATCTCCAAAGAAGATACAAGTGAATCATGTGAAAGGAACAGTAAGAGTATGCTAAGCTGTATTATGCACAACGCATACCTGTGAAATCCTGAGAGTCAAATAGAATACATCAACAGGCACTTTGTGGTCCCATTGTCTTGATAAGCGGAGAACAGCTTTTGCTGCCGCCAGCCTCAAATGGGCCTTATCAATAGTGCTGCAAGTAATGGAGTAGTGAGAAATAACCAAACACACagacaaagagagagagaagaatggcACATTAAAAAGCATATCTGTTGGTAGTTTGCTACCTTGAAATCATATTTGCAGAAATATCACCATATGTAAGGATATTCTTAAGGATGCCCATTAATTTTTCAATTCCCGGATGTGCTTGAGCATCTTTGCAAGGTTGACAGCTCTTCACCAAAGTTTTAATGCCATAAATCTAGGAAGAAAATACAAAACAACATGTAGAGGTCAATTAACTTTGATGGATGGATTGAAGTGAGACCTATAAAACCATAATTTCACTAACCTTCAATAAACAACTTTGAGTACTATCACTCCATTCAGATTTATGAGCAGAAACGTCGCCCGAATCCTGGTGATGCACTCCGAATTGCaataaaaatggaaataaaatggagaaggaaaggagaaaTTTAAAGAGCGTAAGTCTTACATCATTGCAGTCAAGAATTTTTTTAGTTATAAAATTTATTATCTCTTCTCCCCTTGTTTCAAAAATTGGCATTGCTATCTGAGCTATACACCCCAAGGATTGTAAGATGGATGGCAAATGCACTTTCTTTTCCTCCAACAAGTCCACAAGCCTCTGCAAGGTTACGAATGTAGAGCATAACATGTTAGAAATCTCAAATATATGATCCAAGAAGAAACAGCTAACAACAAATTTGAACCTTGTAAAGAACAGATAGAGACATCAGGCCATCATCTTTTGTTATAGCAGCCAAAGCATGAACAGAGTATTTTGCCTGCTTCCGTGTTCCTTCCAAACATAGCCGCTCTAGTAGAAGAGTAATGGAACTGAAACAGAAGGCACAGCATCTTAGTTCTATACTCTTATATCCTTATTAAGTAGTGAAAAGAATAATGTCtcattcatttcacaaaagttgCACCTTGATGAAGCTAGTTGTTCACGAATGTTGCCACCAGCCTTCGACAGAACATGAGCAATACCCTCTTTAAGTAGTTCATTATCCTCCTTCAGGAGCTCAATGATATCTTCTTCAAGTCCAGACAAAAGTGAAGGGAAGAAACTAGATACTGCCTGCAATGTGTAAAACAAGAAGTAATGGGAACTGTCCTGCTGAAGCATGATAAAGCAAATACACACAAGGGATATAGAAGAGATAAACTTGCTCAGGAAGAAAAATATCGGGCATTCATAAACATAAGTAATCTAGTAACGGTTACTTGCTAGCTAGCCTGACAATGGTCTTTCAACAGCAATGCTCCTTGCTAGCTAGCCTAACAATGGAATTACCACACAACCCCACGCAGGCAACTCCTGAACTAGTTGTTGCATGCTTCCTTCATGGCAGGAAAGGATGACCAAAACGTTTCAACAAATCATACCGTTAAAAGATCCATGCATGATGACATAAGTTTTGTATTCCCAGTAGATTTTTGGTCAGAAGCTTCAGAAAGGATCTCTTTGACATATTCCTTGTTCACAAGTAAATATGAGCATCTCATCGACAACGTGCTCACAAAATCATGTAATGCATGTTTTTCACCAAGTTTCGTTAGCAAATCAACCTGCAGATTACAAATAATATTCAAATATAGCAGCATACAAGTAAATCAAATTAGGTAACTGAAAAGCAATAAAAAAAGTCAAGTATACACCCTTTTTTTCATATGAAGAGTTCATATTGGTCAAGAATAATGCAGAAAATACAATAAAATAACTATTATAGAGGCAACTATACCTGACTACATGCAGCACTGGATGAGATAAATGGAACCACAAAGAAGAAAAGCTAGTGTTGCAAACAAGCTAAAAGAATTCTTTTTCTTAACATATActgctcttttttctatttcatATTGCAAGCCAAACAAAATAATCATCTGTAATCTGTAAATCAAATGGAGTAGCAGGTACCCGAAGAGACCAAGCTTCGTTGAATGTTGTTGAACAATCAAGCAAGCTTGTGAATATATTCCAGATGTTGGCATCTTTTATCTGATGAAGCATGTTCAAGTACTCCTCAGACTTTGTATGATCATTGAACAAACGAGACATGCTCCGGAAACACCCCAGgatcttttttttcatatcaggGGTATCTTCCTGCTTGCAAAAGGAACTGATAAGATAGTGATAGAACAGACAGTAATTCTGTAGTGCATTTGACTATTCAAGATTCACCAACCTGGCTTGTCTGTCGAAGGGACATGTACTTCAGCATTTCTTGTTGTAGCCTGAAATTGAAGAAGCAACAATatatcagagagagagagacaattTATCAAACTAAACGAtctctagaaagtaaaaatagTGCCAGACCTCTGTTTTTGCAGAAAAATTTGCTCGAGAGCTTTCATCTCAACTTTGTCGAAATGTGTGACAGCAGTTACCCAATGTTTCACTCTTTCCTTTGTTGGATACTCTGGTGGGAACAATGAACCACATAAAATTGATTCAATTGACTCTGGTCTGCATCAAATAAATCAAACAAATCAATGGGCATCACCTAACCACAATATCTTGCCACAGAAAGAAAAGGTGATGTTATGGAATTCTTGTCTGATGTGTTGGTGAAAGAGCAATGTGAAATGCTATTAAGAAAATATCATGGAAGAGTACCATAGGAAGCATGAAACATTATAGATGGAGTAGTACATAGAGCATATCTTAGAGGTAAGCAAAGAACAGCAAGATATCTTGCATGTACAATGGGGATTGAGGAAGCATGACATCTGATCATAAATATTGAGCAGTTTACAGGTTTGTATATAAAGCATAATACAAATCGCCACAAGGATATTAAGTACCCTTACCTAAAATCTTTGTCATAGAGGCATCTTAATATTTTTCCAGGAATCCACTCAAAATCATCAGAATTTACTGAGCTATCAGAACCACTCTGGCAATAGAACTTGTAGATGTCAGCCAATCTCTCCATGGTATAGCACTTCACAGAAacctgatttttttaaaaaaacaatt
The Oryza sativa Japonica Group chromosome 6, ASM3414082v1 DNA segment above includes these coding regions:
- the LOC9268318 gene encoding sister chromatid cohesion protein PDS5 homolog A isoform X2, translated to MGAAEEQLKELGEKLEAAPPDPADDLAKLLEQAAECLHGVEQSPGPSVMETIQPCLKAVARDEFLKHHDEDVKVLLATCFCEITRITAPEAPYSDDVLRDMFHLIVDTFSGLNDVNGKSFGRRVAILETVARYRACVVMLDLECNDLIADMFRSFLEIISDNHEPNIVNSMQSVMALIIDESEDIEESLLNVLLSTLGRKKTGVSLPARKLARHVIEHSAGKLEPYIRKILTSSLDGDGTSTNNSIDHHEVIFDLYQCAPKVLKVVVPYITGELLADEVETRSKAVEILGELFSLPGIPILESFKSLFDEFLKRLTDRAVEIRVSVIEHLKKCLMSNHSRPEAQEIIKALCDRLLDYEENVRKQVVAAICDVACHSLGAVPVETIKQVAERVRDKSVSVKCYTMERLADIYKFYCQSGSDSSVNSDDFEWIPGKILRCLYDKDFRPESIESILCGSLFPPEYPTKERVKHWVTAVTHFDKVEMKALEQIFLQKQRLQQEMLKYMSLRQTSQEDTPDMKKKILGCFRSMSRLFNDHTKSEEYLNMLHQIKDANIWNIFTSLLDCSTTFNEAWSLRVDLLTKLGEKHALHDFVSTLSMRCSYLLVNKEYVKEILSEASDQKSTGNTKLMSSCMDLLTAVSSFFPSLLSGLEEDIIELLKEDNELLKEGIAHVLSKAGGNIREQLASSSSITLLLERLCLEGTRKQAKYSVHALAAITKDDGLMSLSVLYKRLVDLLEEKKVHLPSILQSLGCIAQIAMPIFETRGEEIINFITKKILDCNDDSGDVSAHKSEWSDSTQSCLLKIYGIKTLVKSCQPCKDAQAHPGIEKLMGILKNILTYGDISANMISSTIDKAHLRLAAAKAVLRLSRQWDHKVPVDVFYLTLRISQDDVPQVRKLFLSKVHQYIKERALDAKYACAFLLAMDDYHAPQYEEFKHNIIEVAQICQQVKMRQLSVQAETNVLTAYPEYMISYLVHALSHDPSCPNIEEHEDVEAFGPIYWRLHLLLLILLGEEGLQHSVPGMKKESFTTIVSIFKSIKYSQDVVDVNKTKTLHAICDLGILIGKKLCQEQINISEAQTVSLPSQLYAPVQKDQNENSVESDEQIWPGCENVLAHFEALMTAKSAEVESPKDKMLIDETDEFGNEVPLGKIVKILKSQGAKKAGRKQKTKSGSINMEKDDDVLGLVREINLDNQENLGESEKSKPKKKRMDAKESNDKPVDFSTPKRKRSVSKSRPHSTKGNKYSDELLLQSVDPDETINSFENKVEGAKKRDDSVDTELVTSPASVKTPVSKGKKGAKKPHAEILSSSPKKSDEAGSSKRTVDSGSLNGSIKRQKPKLVSGLAKCTTHDTGSEDLIGKRIKVWWPLDKKFYEGVVESFDSSKRRHTVLYDDGDVEVLNLAKEKWEIVASDDPPVKARKKDHSGRNQGRAQDKSITSSKQTPPPEQEKSKKRPSPPKRKGKPKGLPKNKRRKIGGKSSVDAAGDANIDSDSSSSLAHSDSDNDKKSDGRNEKEVVVAKKAKAEKVSGKGDEPKEEEPDDHNLNSKEESDNETLSVWKKRTAKAT